Proteins encoded within one genomic window of Couchioplanes caeruleus:
- a CDS encoding response regulator transcription factor, with amino-acid sequence MPSVSAAMRVLLVAHDESIAEPLVGGLADYGIVAEHVTTGAAALAARPADLVLLDAGLPDLDGLDVRRRTGDTPLIMLTAPGDDAHRILGTALGADDYLPKPVSVRDVVDRMRAVGGRPGRSTATPVRACGPLTIDLGTREVRVHKIPVSLSPKEYDLLALLAEAPGAVVDRRRILQTVWGPEFAGPGRTLDFHVASLRRKLGDPAWIENRRGVGFRLTAPA; translated from the coding sequence GTGCCGTCCGTATCAGCGGCCATGAGGGTCCTGCTGGTGGCACACGACGAGTCCATCGCCGAGCCGTTGGTGGGCGGCCTGGCCGACTACGGCATCGTGGCGGAGCACGTCACGACCGGCGCCGCCGCGCTCGCCGCGCGCCCCGCCGACCTGGTGCTGCTCGACGCCGGGCTGCCGGACCTCGACGGCCTCGACGTCCGCCGGCGCACCGGCGACACCCCGCTCATCATGCTGACCGCGCCCGGCGACGACGCGCACCGGATCCTCGGCACGGCCCTCGGCGCCGACGACTACCTGCCCAAGCCGGTCAGCGTCCGTGACGTCGTGGACCGGATGCGCGCGGTCGGCGGCCGCCCCGGACGGTCCACCGCGACGCCGGTCCGCGCCTGCGGCCCGCTCACCATCGACCTCGGCACGCGCGAGGTACGGGTCCACAAGATTCCCGTGTCGCTGAGCCCCAAGGAGTACGATCTGCTGGCGCTGCTGGCCGAGGCCCCGGGTGCCGTGGTCGACCGTCGCCGGATCCTGCAGACGGTGTGGGGGCCGGAGTTCGCCGGGCCGGGCCGGACGCTGGACTTCCACGTGGCCAGCCTGCGCCGCAAGCTCGGCGATCCCGCCTGGATCGAGAACCGGCGCGGCGTCGGCTTCCGCCTGACCGCCCCGGCCTGA
- a CDS encoding sugar phosphate isomerase/epimerase family protein — translation MSALRYGYGTNGFAGHRLAEAIEVIAGLGYRGVALTLDHQHLDPFAPGLARRVAAVADRLRDHHLGVVVETGARYLLDPWRKHAPTLLHDDRKLRLDFLRRAVAVAADIGAEAVSFWAGVRPAEVDEPTAWRRLVDGCAEITGVAAARGVPVGFEPEPGMLVEDLAGWHRLRDELGAPAAFGLSLDIGHCRCLEPEPVAECVAKAAPYLVNVQIDDMRRGVHEHLEFGAGEIDFPSVLRALIDGGYRGLVAVELPRHSHAAPTVARESLAYLRAAEREVR, via the coding sequence ATGAGCGCCCTGCGGTACGGCTACGGCACCAACGGCTTCGCCGGTCACCGCCTCGCGGAGGCGATCGAGGTCATCGCCGGCCTCGGCTACCGCGGTGTCGCGCTCACCCTCGACCACCAGCACCTCGATCCGTTCGCCCCGGGGCTCGCCCGGCGGGTCGCCGCGGTCGCCGACCGGCTGCGCGACCACCACCTCGGCGTGGTCGTCGAGACCGGCGCCCGCTACCTGCTCGACCCCTGGCGCAAGCATGCGCCCACCCTGCTGCACGACGACCGCAAGCTGCGGCTCGACTTCCTGCGCCGGGCCGTAGCCGTCGCCGCGGACATCGGCGCCGAGGCGGTGTCGTTCTGGGCCGGGGTGCGTCCCGCCGAGGTGGACGAGCCCACGGCCTGGCGCCGCCTGGTCGACGGGTGCGCCGAGATCACCGGCGTGGCCGCCGCGCGCGGCGTGCCGGTCGGCTTCGAGCCCGAGCCGGGCATGCTCGTCGAGGACCTCGCCGGCTGGCACCGGCTGCGCGACGAGCTGGGCGCCCCCGCCGCCTTCGGGCTCAGCCTCGACATCGGGCACTGCCGCTGTCTCGAGCCCGAGCCCGTCGCGGAGTGCGTCGCGAAGGCGGCGCCGTACCTGGTCAACGTGCAGATCGACGACATGCGGCGGGGCGTGCACGAGCATCTGGAGTTCGGCGCCGGGGAAATCGACTTCCCGAGCGTGCTGCGAGCCCTGATCGACGGCGGATACCGCGGCCTGGTCGCCGTCGAGCTGCCCCGGCACTCCCACGCGGCACCCACGGTCGCCCGGGAGTCGCTCGCCTACCTGCGGGCCGCCGAGCGGGAGGTGCGGTGA
- a CDS encoding SCO3242 family prenyltransferase, with amino-acid sequence MKAPLRTLAELVRAPAALSVPGDVVAGAAAAGTLGARSAGLAAASVCLYWAGMAANDWADRDLDAVERPERPVPSGRVSAPVALGVAAGLTAAGLAVAGRAGGSRALSVALPLAAAVWAYDLRLKNTAAGPAGMAACRALDVLLGASGGNPVRALPAAATIAVHTYVVTVMSRHEVAGCPTPLLPAAALATTTAVAGVTAARGGLPAVLLAGQYAAGFGQAQTVLISDPAPARVRAAVGAGITALPALQGALTARAGRALAGLAVAAAVPVGRLLARRVSPT; translated from the coding sequence ATGAAGGCGCCGCTGCGGACCCTCGCCGAGCTGGTCCGGGCGCCCGCCGCGCTGTCCGTGCCCGGGGACGTGGTGGCGGGCGCCGCCGCCGCGGGCACGCTCGGCGCCCGCAGCGCCGGGCTGGCGGCCGCGTCGGTCTGCCTCTACTGGGCCGGGATGGCCGCGAACGACTGGGCCGACCGCGACCTCGACGCCGTGGAGCGCCCGGAGCGCCCCGTCCCGTCCGGCCGGGTGAGCGCGCCGGTCGCGCTGGGCGTCGCCGCCGGTCTCACCGCCGCCGGGCTGGCCGTGGCGGGCCGCGCCGGCGGCTCCCGCGCGCTGTCCGTCGCGCTGCCGCTGGCCGCCGCCGTGTGGGCCTACGACCTGCGCCTCAAGAACACCGCCGCCGGGCCGGCCGGGATGGCCGCCTGCCGGGCGCTCGACGTGCTGCTCGGCGCGAGCGGCGGAAATCCCGTCCGGGCGCTCCCGGCCGCCGCGACGATCGCCGTGCACACCTACGTGGTCACCGTCATGTCCCGGCACGAGGTCGCGGGCTGTCCCACGCCGCTGCTGCCCGCCGCGGCCCTGGCGACCACCACGGCGGTGGCCGGTGTGACGGCCGCCCGGGGTGGCCTGCCGGCCGTGCTGCTCGCCGGGCAGTACGCCGCCGGCTTCGGCCAGGCGCAGACGGTGTTGATCTCCGACCCCGCACCCGCCCGGGTGCGCGCCGCCGTCGGCGCGGGGATCACGGCACTGCCCGCATTGCAGGGCGCGCTCACCGCCCGTGCCGGGAGAGCGCTCGCCGGGCTCGCCGTCGCGGCCGCCGTGCCCGTCGGCCGGCTGCTCGCCCGTCGGGTGTCGCCGACATGA
- a CDS encoding PrsW family glutamic-type intramembrane protease, whose protein sequence is MANPPWSPARTPAFWILGGIGALSTLGVIGLTVFLAVSAPRAAAVSLPLAVVFAAFWLAALLGPVDPVERRPVWLVAAALAWGASVAVAVGAAGGYVTDLLLAKAIGPSFAAQWGPAIVAPYAEEIGKGAGVVLVLLMGRPYVITVWSGALYGAVVGVGFALAEDVSYALTAADDVLPDDAGAAVSTLLLRMAVPGLVGHPLFTATAGAGIAYAWLRRDRSRRHRLGVLAAAASGAALMHAVVNSPVAAGATELLATVPGSSAMAGYLLVVTGAAVPALRWLQRTRRADARALLAGAAALAPAAIRPEEVPILAGVRTRLASWWRIRREHGAETARGAARLSRAQLRLAAASVRPYRGYAPTGPYGPAPTVQWWLDEAVAARRALPQAAAAPPETGPDVASGRATTAVAVTTLAAAVAGLLCSPVAAVALAGAVALRWRRGRGRLATTAVAAAVAGAYCALATVLVNALFG, encoded by the coding sequence ATGGCGAACCCACCGTGGTCGCCGGCGCGTACGCCCGCGTTCTGGATCCTCGGCGGCATCGGCGCGCTGTCCACACTCGGCGTGATCGGGCTGACGGTGTTCCTGGCGGTCAGCGCGCCCCGGGCGGCGGCGGTCTCCCTGCCTCTGGCGGTGGTCTTCGCGGCGTTCTGGCTGGCGGCGTTGCTCGGGCCGGTCGATCCGGTGGAACGGCGGCCGGTGTGGCTGGTCGCGGCGGCGCTGGCCTGGGGCGCCTCGGTCGCGGTCGCGGTGGGCGCGGCCGGCGGCTACGTCACGGACCTGCTGCTGGCCAAGGCGATCGGCCCGTCGTTCGCCGCGCAGTGGGGGCCGGCGATCGTCGCACCGTACGCGGAGGAGATCGGCAAGGGCGCCGGCGTCGTCCTGGTCCTGCTCATGGGGCGGCCGTACGTGATCACCGTCTGGTCCGGCGCACTGTACGGCGCCGTGGTGGGCGTCGGCTTCGCGCTGGCCGAGGACGTCAGCTACGCCCTGACCGCGGCCGACGACGTGCTTCCCGACGACGCCGGCGCGGCGGTGTCGACCCTGCTGCTGCGGATGGCCGTACCCGGCCTGGTCGGCCACCCGCTGTTCACCGCGACAGCCGGCGCCGGGATCGCGTACGCCTGGCTGCGCCGCGACCGGTCCCGCCGCCACCGCCTCGGCGTCCTGGCCGCCGCCGCGTCGGGGGCGGCCCTGATGCACGCCGTGGTGAACTCGCCGGTGGCAGCGGGCGCCACCGAGCTGCTGGCCACCGTGCCCGGCTCCAGTGCCATGGCCGGCTACCTGCTGGTGGTCACGGGAGCGGCGGTACCCGCCCTACGGTGGTTGCAGCGGACCCGCCGCGCCGACGCCCGCGCGCTGCTGGCCGGGGCCGCTGCCCTGGCCCCGGCCGCGATCCGCCCCGAGGAGGTACCGATCCTGGCCGGCGTCCGCACGCGGCTGGCGTCCTGGTGGCGGATCCGCCGTGAGCACGGCGCCGAGACCGCCCGCGGCGCCGCGCGCCTGAGCCGGGCACAGTTGCGGCTTGCGGCCGCGTCGGTCCGGCCGTACCGGGGGTACGCGCCCACCGGGCCGTACGGTCCCGCGCCCACGGTGCAGTGGTGGCTCGACGAGGCCGTCGCCGCCCGTCGAGCCCTGCCGCAGGCGGCGGCCGCCCCACCGGAGACCGGGCCGGACGTAGCGTCCGGCCGGGCGACCACGGCGGTCGCCGTGACGACGCTGGCGGCCGCGGTCGCCGGCCTGCTGTGCAGCCCCGTCGCCGCCGTCGCCCTGGCCGGTGCCGTGGCCCTGCGCTGGCGCCGCGGCCGGGGCCGACTGGCGACGACCGCCGTAGCCGCCGCTGTGGCCGGCGCCTATTGCGCTCTGGCCACAGTGCTCGTCAACGCCCTCTTCGGATGA
- the metH gene encoding methionine synthase, with protein sequence MSVTTQSRDVTATLRRLMGERVLVLDGAWGTMLQGAKLTPADYRGDLIAAEHPKDVTGDPDLLNLTRPDVILDVHRQYLAAGADITTTNTFTATGIAQADYGLESLVRDMNVRGAQLARQAADEAGGKFVAGSVGPLNVTLSLSPRVEDPAYRTVTFDQVKATYAEQIQALAEGGVDLLLVETIFDTLNAKAAIAAAREVAPHLPLWISVTIVDLSGRTLSGQTVEAFWRSIERAEPLVVGVNCSLGATEMRPHVAELARLAGTYVACHPNAGLPNAFGGYDQTPAETAGLIREFAAEGMVNIVGGCCGTSPAHIAEIAGAVRGSAPRQVAEPVRTTRFSGLEPFAIGPDTGFVMIGERTNVTGSAKFRRLIEAGDHQAAVEVALEQVRGGANLLDVNMDADLLDSEQAMTTFLNLIATEPEVARIPVMIDSSKWSVLEAGLKCVQGKGVVNSISLKEGEEPFLAQARRIRDYGAGVVVMAFDEQGQADTTERKVEICARAYDLLVQQAGFAPEDIIFDPNVLAVATGIAEHNGYARAFIDALPLIKERCPGARTSGGISNLSFAFRGNDVVREAMHSAFLLHAVRAGLDMGIVNAGQLAVYADIPADLLELVEDVIFDRREDATDRLVTFASTVTGAGTKRTVDLSWREAPVAERLSYALVHGIVDFVEQDTEEARQLLDRPLDVIEGPLMDGMKVVGDLFGSGKMFLPQVVKSARVMKRSVAYLEPFMEKEKAGGRGQGKVVLATVKGDVHDIGKNIVGVVLGCNNYEVIDLGVMVPAAKILDTAIAEDADAIGLSGLITPSLDEMVAVGAEMQRREITLPLLIGGATTSRQHTAVRIAPAYEGMTVHVLDASRVVGVVSDLLDPGRARTLDTANRAEQQRLREQHANRHSQPLLTLEQARANREAVDFTDLPTPAFTGVRTVTPDISALRGMIDWQFLFLAWELKGKFPAILEQPVARELYDDANAMLDKIIADGAFQARGAYAFWPAHAEGDDIVLDNGVRFPMLRQQTAKPEGRANRCLADYIAPAPSRGGKPSETPYEGEGQDHLGGFAVAIHGAEELAARYEAEQDDYRAIMVKALADRLAEAFAEHLHLQARRDWFEPDADPVIEDLHAERFRGIRPALGYPASPDHSEKKDLFELLGAQSLGIGLTESYAMTPAAAVSGLIFAHPQSRYFTVGRLGKDQIEDYAARRGLSVDEVERWLRPNLAYEI encoded by the coding sequence GTGTCAGTCACAACGCAGAGCCGGGACGTGACGGCGACGCTGCGCCGGCTGATGGGCGAGCGGGTCCTGGTGCTCGACGGCGCCTGGGGCACCATGCTGCAGGGCGCGAAGCTGACCCCCGCCGACTACCGCGGCGACCTCATCGCGGCCGAACACCCCAAGGACGTCACCGGCGACCCCGACCTGCTCAACCTGACCCGGCCCGACGTCATCCTCGACGTCCACCGGCAGTATCTCGCCGCCGGCGCCGACATCACCACGACCAACACCTTCACGGCGACCGGCATCGCCCAGGCCGACTACGGCCTCGAGTCGCTCGTGCGCGACATGAACGTGCGCGGTGCCCAGCTTGCCCGGCAGGCCGCCGACGAGGCGGGCGGCAAGTTCGTCGCCGGGTCGGTCGGTCCGCTCAACGTCACCCTCTCGCTCTCCCCGCGGGTCGAGGACCCGGCCTACCGTACGGTGACCTTCGACCAGGTCAAGGCCACGTACGCGGAGCAGATCCAGGCGCTGGCCGAGGGCGGCGTGGACCTGCTGCTGGTCGAGACGATCTTCGACACCCTCAACGCCAAGGCCGCGATCGCCGCCGCCCGCGAGGTCGCACCGCACCTGCCACTGTGGATCTCGGTGACCATCGTGGACCTGTCCGGGCGCACGTTGTCCGGCCAGACCGTCGAGGCGTTCTGGCGTTCGATCGAGCGGGCCGAACCGCTGGTGGTCGGCGTCAACTGCTCGCTGGGCGCCACCGAGATGCGCCCGCACGTCGCCGAGCTGGCCCGGCTGGCCGGCACCTACGTGGCCTGTCACCCCAACGCCGGCCTGCCCAACGCGTTCGGCGGTTACGACCAGACCCCGGCCGAGACCGCGGGGCTGATCCGCGAGTTCGCCGCCGAGGGCATGGTCAACATCGTCGGCGGCTGCTGCGGCACCTCGCCGGCGCACATCGCGGAGATCGCCGGTGCGGTACGAGGCAGCGCCCCGCGCCAGGTCGCGGAGCCCGTGCGCACCACCCGCTTCAGCGGCCTCGAGCCGTTCGCCATCGGGCCGGACACCGGCTTCGTGATGATCGGTGAACGCACCAACGTCACCGGCTCCGCGAAGTTCCGCCGCCTCATCGAGGCCGGCGACCACCAGGCCGCCGTGGAGGTCGCCCTCGAGCAGGTGCGAGGCGGCGCCAACCTGCTCGACGTCAACATGGACGCCGACCTGCTCGACAGCGAGCAGGCCATGACCACGTTCCTCAACCTGATCGCCACCGAGCCCGAGGTGGCGCGCATCCCGGTCATGATCGACAGCTCGAAGTGGAGCGTGCTCGAGGCCGGCCTCAAATGCGTGCAGGGCAAGGGCGTCGTCAACTCGATCAGCCTCAAGGAGGGCGAGGAGCCGTTCCTCGCCCAGGCCCGCAGGATCCGCGACTACGGCGCCGGCGTGGTCGTCATGGCCTTCGACGAGCAGGGCCAGGCCGACACGACCGAGCGCAAGGTCGAGATCTGTGCGCGGGCGTACGACCTGCTGGTGCAGCAGGCAGGCTTCGCGCCCGAGGACATCATCTTCGACCCCAACGTGCTGGCCGTGGCCACCGGCATCGCCGAGCACAACGGCTACGCCAGGGCCTTCATCGACGCCCTGCCGCTGATCAAGGAGCGCTGCCCGGGCGCGCGCACCAGCGGCGGCATCTCCAACCTGTCGTTCGCCTTCCGCGGCAACGACGTCGTCCGCGAGGCCATGCACTCGGCCTTCCTGCTCCACGCCGTGCGCGCCGGACTGGACATGGGCATCGTCAACGCCGGTCAGCTCGCCGTCTACGCCGACATCCCGGCCGACCTGCTCGAGCTCGTCGAGGACGTGATCTTCGACCGCCGCGAGGACGCCACCGACCGGCTGGTCACCTTCGCCTCCACGGTCACCGGCGCCGGCACCAAGCGCACCGTCGACCTGTCCTGGCGCGAGGCCCCGGTCGCCGAGCGCCTCTCGTACGCCCTGGTCCACGGCATCGTCGACTTCGTCGAGCAGGACACCGAGGAGGCCCGGCAGTTGCTGGACCGCCCCCTCGACGTCATCGAGGGCCCGCTGATGGACGGCATGAAGGTCGTCGGCGACCTGTTCGGCTCCGGCAAGATGTTCCTGCCGCAGGTGGTCAAGAGCGCCCGCGTGATGAAGCGCTCGGTCGCCTACCTCGAGCCGTTCATGGAGAAGGAGAAGGCCGGCGGGCGCGGTCAGGGCAAGGTCGTGCTCGCCACGGTCAAGGGCGACGTGCACGACATCGGCAAGAACATCGTCGGCGTGGTGCTGGGCTGCAACAACTACGAGGTGATCGACCTCGGCGTGATGGTGCCCGCCGCGAAGATCCTCGACACCGCGATCGCCGAGGACGCCGACGCGATCGGCCTCTCCGGCCTGATCACCCCGTCGCTCGACGAGATGGTCGCGGTCGGCGCCGAGATGCAGCGCCGGGAGATCACCCTGCCGCTGCTCATCGGCGGGGCCACCACGTCGAGGCAGCACACGGCGGTGCGCATCGCCCCGGCGTACGAGGGCATGACCGTGCACGTCCTGGACGCCTCGCGGGTCGTCGGCGTGGTCTCCGACCTGCTCGACCCGGGTCGTGCCCGGACGCTGGACACGGCCAACCGCGCCGAGCAGCAGCGGCTGCGCGAACAGCACGCCAACCGGCACAGCCAGCCGCTGCTCACCCTGGAGCAGGCCCGGGCCAACCGCGAGGCCGTCGACTTCACCGACCTGCCGACGCCGGCCTTCACGGGCGTCCGTACGGTCACGCCGGACATCTCCGCCCTGCGCGGGATGATCGACTGGCAGTTCCTCTTCCTGGCCTGGGAGCTCAAGGGCAAGTTCCCGGCGATCCTGGAGCAGCCGGTCGCCCGCGAGCTCTACGACGACGCCAACGCCATGCTCGACAAGATCATCGCGGACGGCGCGTTCCAGGCGCGGGGCGCATACGCCTTCTGGCCGGCACACGCCGAGGGCGACGACATCGTCCTGGACAACGGGGTGCGCTTCCCGATGCTGCGCCAGCAGACGGCCAAGCCCGAGGGCCGCGCCAACCGCTGCCTCGCCGACTACATCGCCCCGGCGCCTTCCCGCGGCGGAAAACCGAGTGAAACCCCGTATGAAGGGGAAGGGCAGGACCACCTGGGCGGCTTCGCGGTGGCCATCCACGGCGCCGAGGAGCTGGCGGCCCGCTACGAGGCCGAGCAGGACGACTACCGCGCCATCATGGTCAAGGCGCTCGCCGATCGCCTCGCCGAGGCCTTCGCCGAGCATCTTCACCTGCAGGCCCGCCGCGACTGGTTCGAGCCGGACGCCGACCCGGTGATCGAGGACCTGCACGCCGAGCGCTTCCGCGGCATCCGCCCGGCGCTCGGCTACCCGGCCAGCCCCGACCACAGCGAGAAGAAGGACCTCTTCGAGCTGCTCGGCGCGCAGAGCCTCGGCATCGGCCTCACCGAGTCGTACGCGATGACCCCCGCGGCGGCGGTCAGCGGCCTGATCTTCGCCCACCCGCAGTCCCGGTACTTCACCGTGGGACGGCTCGGCAAGGACCAGATCGAGGACTACGCGGCCCGGCGCGGCCTCTCGGTCGACGAGGTCGAGCGGTGGCTGCGCCCCAACCTCGCGTACGAGATCTAA
- a CDS encoding EboA domain-containing protein — protein sequence MTLEELRAVVAAVPGKAWFDEAEARVRADPDSAGPLFARAGRKLGRQPLPDRPGWTAGQAGRVLLLLAVAAADRVAELYWYGDAAERLAVLHALPLLDIGAAGVPLAEDALRSNDPRLVAAALGPYAAHLDAATWRQGVVKCVFMGIPLSNVDRLDDRTDATLVAMLAALATERAAAGRRLSADAVGLLNRHLLRKED from the coding sequence ATGACCCTCGAGGAGCTGCGTGCGGTGGTGGCCGCCGTACCCGGCAAGGCGTGGTTCGACGAGGCGGAGGCCCGAGTCCGGGCCGACCCGGACTCGGCCGGGCCGCTGTTCGCCCGGGCCGGGCGCAAGCTGGGCCGCCAACCGCTGCCCGACCGTCCCGGCTGGACCGCCGGGCAGGCCGGGCGGGTCCTGCTGCTGCTCGCCGTCGCCGCCGCCGACCGGGTCGCCGAGCTCTACTGGTACGGCGACGCCGCCGAACGCCTCGCCGTGCTGCACGCCCTGCCCCTGCTGGACATCGGTGCCGCCGGAGTGCCGCTGGCCGAGGACGCACTGCGCAGCAACGACCCGCGGCTCGTGGCGGCCGCGCTCGGGCCGTACGCGGCGCATCTCGACGCCGCCACCTGGCGCCAGGGCGTCGTGAAATGCGTGTTCATGGGCATCCCGCTCAGCAATGTCGACCGCCTCGACGACCGCACCGACGCGACCCTGGTCGCGATGCTCGCCGCCCTGGCCACCGAGCGCGCCGCGGCCGGCCGCCGGCTGAGCGCCGACGCCGTCGGGCTGCTCAACCGGCACCTTCTGCGCAAGGAGGACTGA
- a CDS encoding inositol-3-phosphate synthase, whose translation MRTGVWLIGARGSVAVTALTGALALRARLAGPTGCVTELPELRGAALPGWADLVFGGHDVVTLPVAKKAEDLAEAGVVPGRLVAALADELGRTEQELRALPDGGTQARTADAIAADLRAFRRRHALDRIVVLNVATTEPTAARHPAHASLAALRGALAGPEEVLPPSSLAAYASFSAGCSFVDFTPSTGARLPALAELAAAAAVPYAGNDGKTGETLVKSVLAPMFAQRHLRVTSWSGLNLLGGGDGANLADPAANAAKVASKQRVLGDALGYRPEGTSRIDHVAELGDFKTAWDLVTFAGFLGTRMRMEFTWHGCDSALAAPLVLDLARLTAAAHRAGRHGPLTELGFFFKDPLGDGPSALAAQWDTLAGFAAGLAR comes from the coding sequence ATGCGTACCGGAGTCTGGCTGATCGGCGCGCGCGGCTCCGTCGCGGTGACCGCACTGACCGGCGCCCTCGCCCTGCGGGCCCGCCTGGCCGGGCCCACCGGCTGCGTCACCGAGCTGCCGGAGCTGCGCGGCGCCGCCCTTCCCGGCTGGGCCGACCTGGTGTTCGGCGGCCACGACGTGGTGACCCTGCCGGTGGCCAAGAAGGCCGAGGACCTCGCCGAGGCCGGGGTCGTGCCCGGCCGCCTCGTCGCCGCCCTCGCCGACGAGCTCGGCCGCACCGAGCAGGAGCTGCGAGCGCTGCCGGACGGCGGCACCCAGGCGCGCACGGCCGACGCGATCGCCGCCGACCTGCGCGCCTTCCGCCGGCGCCACGCCCTCGACCGGATCGTGGTCCTCAACGTCGCCACCACCGAGCCGACCGCGGCCCGGCACCCCGCCCACGCCTCGCTCGCGGCGTTGCGCGGCGCGCTCGCCGGTCCGGAGGAGGTGCTGCCGCCGAGCTCGCTCGCCGCGTACGCGTCCTTCTCGGCCGGATGTTCCTTCGTGGACTTCACGCCCTCCACCGGTGCGCGCCTGCCCGCGCTCGCCGAGCTCGCCGCCGCGGCCGCGGTGCCCTACGCCGGCAACGACGGCAAGACCGGCGAGACGCTGGTCAAGTCCGTGCTCGCGCCCATGTTCGCCCAGCGCCACCTGCGCGTGACGAGCTGGTCCGGCCTGAACCTGCTCGGCGGCGGCGACGGCGCCAACCTCGCCGACCCGGCCGCGAACGCCGCCAAGGTCGCCAGCAAGCAGCGGGTCCTCGGCGACGCGCTCGGCTACCGGCCGGAGGGCACCAGCCGCATCGACCACGTCGCCGAGCTCGGCGACTTCAAGACCGCCTGGGACCTCGTCACGTTCGCAGGCTTCCTCGGCACCCGGATGCGCATGGAGTTCACTTGGCACGGCTGCGACTCCGCGCTCGCCGCCCCGCTCGTGCTCGACCTGGCCCGGCTCACCGCGGCGGCGCACCGGGCCGGGCGCCACGGTCCCCTGACCGAGCTGGGCTTCTTCTTCAAGGACCCGCTCGGCGACGGCCCGTCCGCGCTGGCCGCGCAGTGGGACACGCTCGCCGGGTTCGCCGCCGGGCTCGCCCGATGA
- a CDS encoding STAS domain-containing protein has protein sequence MNPDILSVTTQDPADGIRVLSVAGEIDHDSVEVLRAAVEQALADGRDRLVADLSAVPFCDSGGLSLFVETHRRTTARGGWLRLAGPQPSVRFVLDVANLDGYLSVHPTLGEALPPAGE, from the coding sequence ATGAATCCCGACATCCTCAGCGTGACCACGCAGGACCCGGCGGACGGGATCAGGGTGCTGTCGGTGGCCGGAGAGATCGACCACGACAGCGTCGAGGTGCTGCGCGCGGCGGTGGAGCAGGCGCTGGCCGACGGCCGGGACCGTCTGGTGGCCGACCTCTCGGCCGTGCCGTTCTGCGACTCGGGCGGCCTGAGCCTGTTCGTGGAGACCCACCGCCGCACCACGGCCCGCGGCGGCTGGCTACGGCTGGCGGGCCCGCAGCCTTCGGTCCGGTTCGTGCTGGACGTCGCCAACCTCGACGGCTACCTGAGCGTGCACCCGACGCTCGGCGAGGCGCTCCCGCCGGCCGGAGAGTAG
- a CDS encoding PP2C family protein-serine/threonine phosphatase, with protein MAVEAGPWHGLISELLDRSHLWQPEDLGGVLDRAAGRLGLRMTVYVADAEQRMLRPLPVPGRAGAVPLPIDAHAAGQAFALVESVVADGRRWVPMVNGTDRMGVLEVETPAGTAPDERLARPCETVAGLVGHLITTTMPRGDHLHMARRSRPMTAGAELLWHLLPPLTVSVADFAVAAVLEPAYDVGGDAFDYTVDGRRPQFVVLDAAGRGMKAALAAAVALSCLRAARRAGGDLPAQARAADKELLRQFPDARFATAVLAELDLDTGVLRYLNAGHPPPLVLRAGTVAGTLTDGRRLPLGIADPRATCAEIILQPGDRLLLYTDGVTEARDPTGAQFGQNRLADTLERHAADGLPVPETLRRLSHTVLAHQSGPPADDLTLLLVEWSSGAARRTVPPTSRADEQES; from the coding sequence ATGGCTGTCGAGGCGGGACCCTGGCACGGACTCATCTCCGAACTTCTGGACCGTTCCCACCTGTGGCAGCCCGAGGACCTCGGCGGCGTCCTGGATCGCGCCGCCGGCCGGCTCGGCCTGCGGATGACGGTGTACGTCGCGGACGCCGAGCAGCGCATGTTGCGGCCGCTCCCCGTGCCGGGCCGGGCCGGGGCCGTCCCGCTGCCGATCGACGCCCATGCCGCCGGGCAGGCCTTCGCCCTGGTCGAATCGGTGGTCGCGGACGGCCGGCGGTGGGTGCCCATGGTCAACGGCACTGACCGGATGGGCGTCCTCGAGGTGGAGACGCCCGCCGGGACGGCGCCGGACGAGCGGCTGGCCCGGCCGTGCGAAACCGTCGCCGGCCTGGTCGGACACCTGATCACCACCACGATGCCCCGCGGCGACCACCTCCACATGGCCCGCCGGTCGAGGCCGATGACCGCCGGGGCGGAACTGCTCTGGCACCTGCTGCCGCCGCTGACCGTCAGCGTCGCCGACTTCGCCGTCGCCGCGGTGCTGGAGCCGGCGTACGACGTCGGTGGGGACGCGTTCGACTACACGGTGGACGGCCGGCGCCCACAGTTCGTCGTCCTCGACGCCGCGGGCCGCGGCATGAAGGCCGCGCTGGCCGCCGCGGTCGCGCTCTCCTGCCTGCGCGCGGCGCGACGCGCGGGCGGCGACCTGCCGGCCCAGGCACGCGCCGCCGACAAGGAACTGCTGCGGCAGTTCCCGGACGCCCGGTTCGCCACGGCGGTCCTCGCCGAACTGGACCTCGACACCGGCGTGCTGCGCTACCTCAACGCCGGTCATCCACCGCCGCTCGTCCTGCGGGCCGGCACCGTCGCCGGCACGCTGACCGACGGGCGACGGCTGCCGCTCGGCATCGCGGACCCCCGCGCCACGTGTGCCGAGATCATCCTGCAACCCGGTGACCGGCTGCTGCTCTACACCGACGGCGTCACCGAGGCTCGGGACCCCACCGGCGCGCAGTTCGGCCAGAACCGCCTCGCCGACACGCTGGAACGCCACGCCGCCGACGGGCTCCCGGTCCCCGAAACCCTGCGGCGGCTGTCGCACACCGTCCTCGCCCACCAGAGCGGACCCCCGGCCGACGACCTCACCCTGCTACTGGTGGAATGGTCGTCGGGCGCGGCCCGGCGGACGGTGCCCCCGACCTCACGAGCGGACGAGCAGGAATCATGA